One Pseudomonas tolaasii NCPPB 2192 genomic window carries:
- a CDS encoding DUF3077 domain-containing protein, with protein sequence MTATNPSPLTTLGVTPFSFHSDQPLFRVNSGVPLHDALRHVSDLLHVAKLLAEDAAMTKETDRYAWASHYLQEMSKAVIDDVVRVLVSPCHAGQ encoded by the coding sequence ATGACCGCCACAAATCCGTCCCCCCTAACCACCCTCGGCGTCACCCCGTTTTCCTTTCACTCCGACCAACCCCTATTCCGCGTAAACAGCGGCGTACCCCTGCACGACGCCTTGCGCCACGTTTCCGACTTGCTCCATGTCGCCAAGCTGCTTGCGGAAGATGCGGCGATGACGAAGGAGACGGACCGGTATGCGTGGGCGTCGCATTATTTGCAGGAGATGAGCAAGGCGGTGATTGATGATGTGGTGAGGGTGTTGGTGTCGCCCTGTCATGCTGGGCAATAA
- a CDS encoding phage antirepressor KilAC domain-containing protein produces MTIAKFQGGDAVTMTSLELVDFINQHRKHQAEQAGEPFPSKGFAKLEHADLLKKVPEVLGGGVGNFSDTYVHPQNGQTYPCYRFPKRESCLMAMSYSYDLQAAVFDYMTELEQKLANPQASVMAALNDPAVLQGLLLENVGKVVALTADNKELSSENLLLEQKVTADAPKVEFHDQVVVSHGVHYVREVAQSIGTGQNRLFEFLKQKRWVDRYNQPYQAKIEAGYLVASAHSYKDEETGERKTKFTCRVTGKGFAKIQELWAKRDEDLLEDRP; encoded by the coding sequence ATGACCATCGCCAAATTCCAAGGCGGCGATGCCGTCACCATGACCAGTCTCGAGCTGGTCGACTTCATCAACCAGCACCGCAAACATCAGGCCGAACAGGCTGGCGAACCATTCCCGTCGAAAGGTTTCGCCAAGCTTGAGCACGCCGACCTCCTGAAAAAAGTGCCTGAAGTACTTGGAGGGGGTGTCGGGAATTTTTCCGACACCTATGTCCATCCTCAAAATGGGCAGACCTACCCCTGCTACCGCTTCCCCAAGCGTGAATCGTGCCTGATGGCCATGTCCTACAGCTACGACCTTCAAGCGGCGGTCTTCGACTACATGACCGAACTGGAGCAGAAGCTGGCCAACCCACAGGCCAGCGTCATGGCGGCTCTCAATGATCCGGCCGTGCTGCAAGGTCTGCTGCTGGAGAACGTCGGCAAGGTGGTGGCGCTCACGGCTGACAACAAGGAACTGTCTAGCGAGAACCTGCTGCTCGAACAAAAGGTCACCGCCGACGCGCCAAAGGTTGAGTTCCATGATCAGGTCGTCGTCTCTCACGGCGTCCACTACGTGCGCGAAGTGGCCCAGTCCATCGGCACTGGTCAGAACCGCCTGTTCGAGTTCCTCAAGCAGAAGCGCTGGGTTGACCGGTACAACCAGCCATACCAAGCAAAGATCGAGGCCGGATATCTCGTAGCCTCTGCTCACTCCTACAAGGACGAAGAGACGGGCGAGCGCAAGACCAAATTCACCTGCCGCGTTACTGGAAAAGGCTTCGCCAAAATCCAGGAGCTTTGGGCAAAACGCGACGAAGATCTGCTGGAGGATCGACCATGA
- a CDS encoding replicative DNA helicase: MNDYRELYSDEAEHALLGSLMLDGELFDSITAAVTTADFHDPENAALFQVMLELHATGAPVDPVTLHDFKPVLPSGGTTIAYAGELARNTPSTANWKAYARTVAERAVLRRLVEAADAVRDSANENRPVAEIIASAQQAMADLRDLDTGEPDYKRMDEVVTRNIDIIDSKYNGDVPTGLSTGLTKLDEMIRGLRKKTVTIVAGLPGSGKTTLGLQIAQHIACGGHGVGMVFSLEMPEEELANRALASLGSVDLQVLDSGKLEDDDWPRLTAAVNKIAGKPLYVSDKSGLTVPRIRSICRQVKRKHGLDVVVIDYIGLIGSDGKAFNRTAELGKISTGIVNIAKELEVPVILLAQLNRDSTKRPGKKPIASDLRDSGQIEADAHCIILVHRDMDSEEGQNGATELLMPKCRHAPVGSCIVQQQGKFARFVNFAGREPTQEEVEIGRPFADQYKGRKGK; this comes from the coding sequence ATGAACGACTATCGCGAGTTGTACAGCGACGAAGCGGAACACGCGCTGCTCGGGTCACTGATGCTGGATGGCGAGTTGTTCGACTCGATCACCGCCGCGGTTACCACCGCTGACTTCCACGATCCGGAAAACGCGGCGCTGTTCCAGGTGATGCTGGAACTGCATGCCACTGGTGCTCCGGTTGATCCTGTCACCCTTCACGACTTCAAGCCGGTCCTCCCGAGTGGCGGCACAACCATTGCGTATGCCGGTGAGCTAGCGAGGAACACGCCAAGCACCGCCAACTGGAAGGCATACGCCCGAACGGTGGCAGAGAGGGCAGTGCTTCGGCGTCTGGTCGAAGCTGCCGACGCTGTGCGTGATTCGGCCAATGAGAACCGGCCAGTGGCCGAGATCATCGCCAGCGCACAGCAGGCAATGGCCGACTTGCGAGACCTGGATACCGGGGAGCCGGATTACAAGCGCATGGACGAGGTGGTAACGCGAAACATCGACATTATCGACTCGAAGTACAACGGGGACGTGCCGACCGGCCTTTCGACTGGACTCACCAAGCTGGACGAGATGATCCGAGGTCTGCGCAAGAAAACGGTAACCATCGTCGCCGGCTTGCCGGGTAGCGGTAAAACAACCCTCGGCCTGCAAATTGCCCAGCACATTGCATGCGGCGGTCACGGCGTAGGGATGGTGTTCTCGTTGGAAATGCCCGAGGAAGAACTGGCGAATAGGGCATTGGCTTCGCTGGGTTCTGTTGACCTGCAGGTGCTGGACAGCGGGAAGCTTGAAGACGATGACTGGCCGCGCCTTACCGCCGCCGTCAACAAGATCGCAGGCAAGCCGCTGTACGTCAGTGACAAGTCGGGCTTGACCGTGCCGCGCATCCGCAGCATTTGCCGACAGGTCAAGCGCAAGCATGGTCTCGACGTGGTGGTGATCGATTACATCGGCCTGATCGGTTCTGATGGCAAGGCGTTCAACCGCACCGCCGAGTTGGGCAAGATATCGACCGGGATCGTCAACATTGCCAAGGAGCTGGAGGTGCCGGTGATCCTGCTGGCCCAGCTCAACCGTGACTCGACCAAGCGGCCGGGCAAGAAACCGATCGCTTCCGACCTGCGCGACTCCGGACAGATCGAGGCAGATGCCCACTGCATCATCCTGGTCCACCGCGATATGGACAGCGAGGAGGGGCAGAACGGCGCTACCGAGTTGCTCATGCCCAAGTGCAGGCACGCACCGGTGGGCTCCTGCATCGTCCAGCAGCAGGGCAAGTTCGCCCGGTTCGTCAATTTCGCGGGCCGCGAGCCCACGCAGGAAGAGGTGGAGATCGGCCGCCCCTTCGCCGATCAGTACAAGGGGAGGAAGGGCAAATGA
- a CDS encoding AAA family ATPase, whose amino-acid sequence MKLRIQISNIQHIRNMLVDLDLSSCKLTCIVGRNGAGKTTLVKAIQNLQFADTFARTSPASIFNTDSAVTYTAEGDKYSFYYDPEIRTLNSKDIIPDEIKASIDAELPMPYGQRFNFFQNIISADLDIRRSIVLDNHERPLELIKMLNEIYSTSRFDTLVEIKIKKTNYYCVLLDDSKYIREDYLSSGEFFLISLYRKIKAGAKLIAIDEIDISLDAAAQTKLAEKLREFCEKYKVNIFFTTHSLPLMKTLLYGELFHLEEVDGIVSPLPVSYNFIKSLLFGFEGWDKYILTEDKVLQRFLEFIINKFCAETFYRFKIIYIGGAPNVVNLMQRNADEKFLSTKDNVISILDGDQADQKHTLNFKNVHCIPLSSVEKKIYEDYLSGAEELVRVSAGLTFHDDKDMFSKLTGRRLMSEAQIFEYLCRIYIDEITKFSEILKSFLYDPVDPKV is encoded by the coding sequence ATGAAATTGAGAATCCAGATCTCCAACATTCAACACATTCGAAACATGCTTGTAGATTTAGACCTGAGTTCGTGCAAGTTAACCTGTATCGTAGGAAGAAACGGCGCAGGTAAAACCACGTTAGTCAAGGCTATTCAAAACCTCCAGTTTGCTGACACATTTGCACGGACATCCCCGGCTAGTATCTTCAATACAGACAGCGCCGTAACTTATACTGCAGAAGGTGATAAATATAGCTTTTATTATGATCCGGAGATCAGGACACTCAACTCAAAAGATATAATACCAGACGAAATTAAGGCAAGCATTGATGCCGAATTGCCTATGCCTTATGGCCAGAGGTTTAACTTTTTTCAAAATATCATCTCAGCTGACCTAGATATTCGACGATCTATCGTATTGGATAATCATGAGCGTCCGTTAGAGCTTATAAAAATGCTGAATGAGATTTACTCTACTTCAAGATTTGATACCTTAGTAGAGATAAAAATCAAAAAAACAAACTATTATTGCGTTTTGTTAGACGATAGCAAATATATCCGAGAAGACTACTTGAGCTCTGGAGAGTTTTTTCTCATCAGCCTTTATCGAAAAATAAAGGCCGGGGCAAAACTCATTGCTATTGACGAAATAGATATTTCACTGGATGCTGCCGCACAAACAAAACTAGCTGAAAAGCTACGAGAGTTCTGTGAAAAGTATAAGGTTAATATTTTTTTCACCACGCACTCCCTCCCGCTAATGAAGACACTGCTGTACGGCGAGCTATTTCATTTGGAGGAGGTAGACGGAATTGTAAGCCCACTTCCAGTCTCTTACAACTTCATCAAAAGTTTATTATTTGGATTCGAGGGATGGGACAAATACATCTTAACTGAAGACAAAGTACTGCAGCGCTTTTTAGAATTCATTATTAATAAATTTTGCGCAGAAACTTTTTATCGATTCAAAATTATTTACATTGGCGGAGCGCCTAATGTAGTTAATTTAATGCAAAGAAATGCTGACGAAAAATTTCTGTCGACAAAAGATAACGTAATTTCGATACTGGATGGAGACCAAGCAGACCAAAAGCACACTCTTAACTTTAAGAATGTTCATTGCATCCCTCTTAGCAGCGTGGAGAAGAAAATTTACGAGGATTATCTGTCAGGTGCAGAAGAACTAGTACGAGTGTCCGCCGGTCTTACGTTTCATGACGACAAAGACATGTTCAGCAAGTTAACTGGTAGACGGCTAATGTCAGAAGCTCAAATCTTTGAGTACTTGTGCCGTATCTACATTGACGAAATAACGAAATTCTCGGAAATACTAAAATCCTTTTTATACGACCCTGTAGACCCAAAGGTCTGA
- a CDS encoding LexA family transcriptional regulator — protein MSKRHLPDDRQAECLRLKRIFNAKKRDLGLTQEKLAEYLGINQSSVSHYLNAVNPLNATVAVAFARILEVQVSDFSPRLATEIELLTSPSVEANREFISNRVGAHKAKGVVPHEEYVLIPQYMPEDRFVKGVNDEHVGLTEGLVFRRGWLRRMGAWPDNLFVVYADGNDMAPHICAMDVILFDTSKRNPEDRQIYVVKRRDGGITVKRMIQQLSGSWIIRSENADKNLFPDEIVPESEASSLPIIGKVIWRGGNAS, from the coding sequence ATGAGCAAACGACACCTACCCGATGACAGACAAGCTGAGTGCCTTCGATTGAAGAGAATCTTCAACGCGAAGAAGCGTGACCTCGGCCTGACCCAAGAGAAGCTCGCTGAATATCTGGGGATAAATCAGAGTTCGGTTAGCCACTACCTGAATGCTGTAAATCCTCTTAACGCAACCGTTGCAGTTGCATTCGCTAGAATATTGGAGGTCCAGGTCTCAGACTTCAGCCCCCGTCTGGCAACCGAAATTGAGCTTCTGACATCGCCCTCTGTTGAAGCAAATCGAGAATTTATCTCCAACCGAGTAGGGGCCCACAAAGCCAAGGGGGTCGTCCCGCACGAGGAGTACGTACTGATCCCCCAATACATGCCTGAGGACCGCTTCGTCAAAGGAGTTAACGACGAGCACGTGGGCCTGACTGAAGGCCTAGTTTTCAGGCGCGGGTGGCTGCGAAGGATGGGGGCATGGCCTGACAACTTGTTCGTTGTTTATGCAGATGGAAATGATATGGCGCCGCACATATGCGCCATGGACGTGATTCTGTTCGACACCTCAAAAAGGAATCCAGAGGATAGGCAGATATACGTAGTGAAGCGAAGAGATGGCGGGATTACCGTGAAACGCATGATTCAGCAGCTGTCCGGATCGTGGATTATCCGAAGCGAGAACGCCGATAAAAATCTTTTCCCAGACGAAATAGTGCCAGAATCGGAAGCTTCTTCGTTACCAATCATTGGAAAGGTAATCTGGAGAGGTGGTAACGCAAGCTAA
- a CDS encoding Cro/CI family transcriptional regulator, with translation MSNLHLKDFAKERGQPEAALLLGVTQGALSKAIRIGRNIVVTQELDGTFSAEERRAFPARIERKCRSGCGPTLNANVRPNPIHGQSTDGAGVLSSTAEVA, from the coding sequence GTGAGCAACCTTCATTTGAAAGATTTTGCAAAAGAGCGAGGGCAACCTGAAGCCGCGCTGCTGTTAGGTGTTACTCAGGGCGCGCTCAGTAAAGCAATTCGCATCGGCCGAAATATTGTCGTCACCCAAGAGTTGGATGGCACGTTCTCTGCCGAAGAGCGCCGCGCCTTCCCCGCTCGCATTGAACGCAAATGCAGGTCAGGCTGTGGCCCGACCTTGAACGCAAATGTACGCCCAAACCCGATCCATGGTCAGTCCACTGACGGTGCTGGTGTTTTGTCCAGTACTGCGGAGGTGGCGTGA
- a CDS encoding CopG family ribbon-helix-helix protein, with protein MSATDYDSRTADKFVVRLPDNLRAEIEAAANAGDRSMNSVFVQAVRQYLDGQNRQQILLDALANTVTTPVKSRSMHIDDRVKMVGSEPAFLTVVFELPSLNDAHPLIAQLPYGRKALGTEAAVFGLTTGNLMEDAPCAD; from the coding sequence ATGAGCGCCACAGATTACGATTCACGCACCGCCGACAAGTTTGTGGTGCGCCTTCCCGACAACCTGCGCGCCGAGATCGAAGCCGCAGCGAACGCGGGTGACCGCAGCATGAACAGCGTGTTTGTCCAGGCGGTGCGCCAGTACCTGGATGGGCAGAACCGCCAGCAGATCCTACTGGATGCGTTGGCCAACACCGTCACCACCCCGGTTAAATCCCGCTCCATGCACATCGACGACCGCGTGAAGATGGTGGGTAGCGAGCCGGCATTCCTGACCGTGGTCTTCGAGTTGCCCAGCCTGAACGACGCCCATCCCCTGATTGCCCAACTCCCTTACGGCCGGAAAGCGCTGGGCACGGAAGCGGCGGTGTTCGGGTTGACCACCGGCAACCTAATGGAGGATGCGCCATGCGCCGACTGA
- a CDS encoding ATP-binding protein: MVQRSNFRRQPEQRTFAGECPVHGAVDRSEVEQFDGSMAVRPCKQCQYHGLRVASQGSEEHSQALTNLQAESVNSALVGSGITPRFADSTFATYRPTTPGMKLALETCQAYAENFGEHFQAGRNLLLCGNVGNGKTHLASGIVQHVIRHHRAVAVITTASEIIRVFKRSMDRNAGYTEGDVIDELASFDLLVIDEVGAQAGTHYELSALHEVLDRRYNLIRPTVVVSNLNAKGLGQYIGERALDRLRENKALLVGFTWESARGRV; this comes from the coding sequence ATGGTCCAGCGTTCTAATTTCCGACGCCAGCCTGAGCAGCGTACCTTCGCCGGCGAGTGCCCGGTCCACGGTGCGGTGGATCGCTCTGAGGTAGAGCAGTTCGACGGCTCCATGGCTGTCCGCCCATGCAAGCAATGCCAGTACCACGGCCTACGTGTAGCGTCACAGGGCAGCGAGGAGCATTCGCAGGCGCTGACCAACCTGCAAGCCGAAAGCGTCAACAGTGCGCTTGTAGGCTCTGGCATCACGCCACGGTTTGCCGACAGCACATTCGCAACCTACCGTCCCACAACTCCGGGGATGAAGCTGGCGCTGGAAACTTGCCAGGCCTACGCCGAAAACTTCGGAGAGCACTTTCAGGCAGGCCGCAACCTGCTGCTGTGCGGCAACGTCGGCAACGGTAAGACGCACCTGGCCAGTGGCATCGTCCAGCACGTCATTCGCCACCACCGGGCTGTGGCGGTGATCACCACCGCCTCCGAAATCATCCGCGTCTTCAAGCGCTCGATGGATCGCAATGCCGGGTACACCGAGGGAGACGTGATCGACGAACTGGCGAGTTTCGACCTGTTGGTGATCGATGAGGTTGGCGCCCAGGCTGGCACTCACTACGAGCTGTCGGCCCTGCATGAGGTGCTTGACCGCCGGTACAACCTGATCCGCCCGACGGTGGTGGTGTCCAATCTCAACGCCAAGGGACTGGGCCAGTATATCGGCGAGCGTGCACTTGACCGGCTGCGCGAGAACAAGGCGCTTCTGGTCGGTTTCACCTGGGAATCGGCACGGGGGCGCGTATGA
- a CDS encoding response regulator transcription factor — MNAATSITNGNWTGHLGMGLALRELQCVLGIAMGQTSKELARDLGVQPESIKKRVLAASTKLGVTRRAQLVAEAMRLGVISPMVILLCMILTAQQASTEQFGRIRRPGERRIETRVAVRRIEAAQTA; from the coding sequence ATGAACGCAGCAACCTCAATAACCAACGGCAACTGGACAGGCCATCTTGGCATGGGCCTGGCCCTGCGTGAGTTGCAGTGCGTGCTGGGGATTGCCATGGGTCAGACCAGCAAAGAGCTGGCACGGGACCTGGGCGTTCAACCTGAAAGCATCAAGAAGCGCGTTCTCGCGGCCAGCACAAAGCTGGGCGTCACCCGCCGTGCACAGCTGGTGGCTGAAGCGATGCGCTTAGGCGTAATCAGCCCGATGGTGATCCTGCTCTGCATGATCCTGACAGCCCAACAAGCCAGCACCGAACAGTTCGGTCGCATCCGCCGCCCAGGCGAGCGCCGCATCGAAACTCGCGTGGCGGTCCGCCGCATCGAGGCCGCTCAAACCGCTTAA
- a CDS encoding KilA-N domain-containing protein: MNNVIPFEYQGKPVRFSADGWLHATKLADRFGKRIDHWLDNADTLEYIQALDEHLTGAESKILDTRNSGYVKTSKARADRGGGTWLHPKLAIHFARWLSAKFSVWCDTRIEEILHRVPSALEDLNRTCKNFNDRKALASACGRGLWEWQRDEPNLSLEIGRKINSIQMALELNRPDQPRLQALP; this comes from the coding sequence ATGAACAACGTCATCCCTTTCGAATATCAGGGCAAGCCGGTCCGCTTCAGCGCAGATGGTTGGCTTCATGCCACGAAGCTGGCTGACCGTTTCGGCAAGCGTATCGACCACTGGCTGGATAACGCAGACACCCTTGAGTACATCCAGGCGCTTGATGAGCATCTGACCGGCGCCGAGTCGAAAATTCTAGATACCCGGAATTCCGGGTATGTAAAAACCAGTAAGGCTCGGGCTGATCGGGGTGGCGGTACATGGCTGCATCCGAAACTCGCCATTCACTTTGCCCGCTGGCTCAGCGCTAAGTTTTCGGTGTGGTGTGACACGCGCATCGAGGAAATTTTGCACCGCGTGCCATCTGCCCTTGAAGACCTAAATCGCACCTGCAAAAACTTCAATGATCGCAAGGCGCTTGCTAGTGCTTGCGGTCGCGGCCTGTGGGAGTGGCAGCGTGACGAGCCCAACCTCAGCCTTGAGATCGGACGAAAGATCAATTCGATCCAGATGGCGCTCGAACTGAATCGTCCAGACCAACCACGCTTGCAGGCCTTGCCATGA
- a CDS encoding site-specific integrase, translating to MKRGRKRQHNPNIPGHIDQAALPRSVYFDHRGAGCWYILYFNEAGRRQRQNLCAGNVTLSELHRLIEERNGVDRDSLQYLCDEFHKSDQYKVLSEKTHDDYVYSRDVLLAFPTKLGKPLGELAVLKFTPALIQRIIDKIAQDGKPSKAAHALRYLRRVMQWGRNRGFVKDNPAKGIESPKERKQRRLPDDTVMVNLIRFAQQQGQLKSGQPGACSPYLWYVMEIGYLCRLRGIETITLTDENELAEGVLTNRRKGSRDNIVRWTPRLRAAWDAAKAVRSETWERKRVPVPIRADQRFLIIAATGRQLSKSGLDTAFQRLIVQAIDKGVLTEEQRFGMHDFKRKGITDTVGTRADKQQASGHKDESMMDVYDLSVPTVNPSAD from the coding sequence ATGAAGCGAGGAAGGAAGCGCCAGCACAACCCGAACATCCCTGGCCATATTGACCAGGCTGCCCTGCCACGCTCGGTGTATTTTGACCACCGCGGGGCGGGGTGCTGGTACATCCTGTATTTCAACGAAGCCGGCCGGCGCCAGCGGCAGAACCTGTGCGCGGGCAATGTGACGCTTTCGGAGCTTCACCGACTGATCGAGGAGCGCAACGGCGTAGACCGAGACAGCTTGCAGTACCTCTGTGATGAATTCCACAAGAGCGACCAGTACAAGGTCCTCAGCGAGAAAACCCACGACGACTATGTCTATTCCCGCGACGTCCTTTTGGCGTTCCCCACAAAGCTCGGAAAGCCGCTGGGCGAGTTGGCAGTGCTGAAATTCACCCCAGCGCTAATCCAGCGGATCATCGACAAGATAGCCCAGGATGGTAAACCCTCGAAAGCAGCGCATGCCCTTCGCTATCTGCGCCGCGTGATGCAGTGGGGCCGAAACCGTGGATTCGTGAAGGACAACCCGGCCAAAGGCATCGAGTCTCCGAAAGAGCGTAAGCAGCGTCGGCTACCCGACGACACGGTCATGGTTAACCTGATCAGGTTCGCGCAGCAGCAAGGCCAGCTCAAGAGCGGACAGCCCGGGGCGTGCTCACCTTACCTATGGTATGTGATGGAGATCGGGTACCTCTGCCGCCTGCGCGGTATCGAGACGATCACCCTCACCGACGAGAACGAGCTCGCCGAGGGCGTGCTGACCAACCGCCGCAAGGGAAGTCGGGACAATATCGTTCGGTGGACACCTCGGCTGCGTGCCGCCTGGGATGCCGCCAAAGCCGTCAGGTCTGAGACCTGGGAGCGAAAGCGTGTGCCGGTACCGATCCGCGCGGACCAGCGCTTCTTGATCATCGCCGCCACCGGCAGACAGTTGTCGAAGTCTGGTCTTGATACAGCCTTCCAGCGGCTCATAGTGCAGGCGATCGATAAAGGCGTCCTCACTGAGGAGCAACGCTTCGGCATGCACGACTTCAAGCGAAAGGGCATCACCGACACGGTGGGCACCCGGGCAGACAAGCAACAGGCGTCCGGTCATAAGGACGAATCAATGATGGATGTTTATGACTTGAGCGTGCCGACCGTGAACCCTTCGGCTGATTGA
- a CDS encoding antiterminator Q family protein has translation MKKRTYTNKPLGDTEWLLEQWGSWRMDGMGVPRYVSPSIGTAATGGGAEYTLTDDMALVIDGAVARLTTRNQQMGDFVWLYYGAKWTSVRIGEKNKMSERKAFEIIKQGVAWVDSALEHLREAA, from the coding sequence ATGAAGAAGCGCACCTACACCAATAAGCCTCTGGGCGACACCGAGTGGCTGCTGGAGCAGTGGGGCTCCTGGCGGATGGATGGGATGGGCGTGCCTCGGTACGTGTCACCTTCGATCGGCACAGCCGCAACCGGTGGCGGCGCGGAATACACGCTCACTGACGACATGGCCCTGGTGATCGACGGCGCCGTGGCCAGGTTGACGACGCGCAATCAGCAGATGGGGGATTTTGTTTGGCTGTACTACGGAGCCAAATGGACATCGGTACGGATCGGCGAGAAGAACAAAATGTCTGAGCGCAAGGCATTCGAGATCATCAAGCAGGGCGTTGCCTGGGTTGACTCTGCCTTAGAGCATTTACGTGAAGCCGCGTAA
- a CDS encoding ECs_2282 family putative zinc-binding protein: protein MVRPSCRCSSVTRDYRLYRVQARPKAHPGYGSTQQTGVSPAMTWPRAIVQFPHRTIHGASAMKVSVKCKKCGSDKFEIPARPTNSSKITCGKCGAVETYGNVMKAVGDKVTEDLKRQLGKMFK from the coding sequence ATGGTCCGCCCAAGCTGCCGGTGTTCTTCCGTAACGCGTGACTACCGGCTATACCGCGTCCAGGCCCGCCCGAAGGCCCACCCTGGCTATGGCTCCACGCAACAAACTGGTGTTTCGCCAGCGATGACATGGCCCCGTGCTATCGTTCAATTTCCACACCGAACAATCCATGGAGCATCAGCGATGAAGGTAAGCGTTAAGTGCAAGAAGTGCGGCAGTGACAAGTTCGAGATTCCGGCCAGGCCGACAAACTCCTCGAAGATCACCTGCGGCAAGTGCGGTGCCGTCGAAACTTACGGCAACGTCATGAAGGCTGTTGGCGACAAGGTCACGGAAGACCTGAAGCGGCAGCTCGGGAAAATGTTCAAGTGA
- a CDS encoding reverse transcriptase domain-containing protein: MAKKELSSIFDAMYHGKHDFQDFLAGDITTRYKVTTLKGMELYKTDEKLKAYHKFLNLFVFEFLKANENVVYSYRKGVNVASAVQKHAGSRHFFQTDLKSFFNSIDSALVRETVKSNFDSIPVSDIDRYLDRIIEMSTVNDMLPIGFSTSPIISNACLQKFDSKLEDYCIAQNLIYTRYSDDIILSSSGDTRLYGIDTTVGEMLKECFGEKLNLNFSKTKFSSVGNKIKILGMVILPNGTVTIDSKLKNTIEVLLHFYASDKTKFNDRLESESSKLKGDNSVGLLQISGYLNYVNTTDPHYLNKLRKKYGTSVVDAFIRGTVK, encoded by the coding sequence ATGGCAAAGAAAGAATTAAGCTCGATATTTGACGCCATGTATCATGGAAAACATGATTTCCAGGATTTTTTGGCGGGAGATATAACAACACGCTATAAAGTAACCACCCTCAAAGGCATGGAACTATACAAGACAGACGAAAAACTGAAGGCCTACCATAAATTTCTAAATTTATTTGTCTTTGAATTTTTAAAAGCAAATGAAAATGTTGTTTATTCCTACAGAAAAGGAGTGAACGTCGCAAGTGCAGTACAAAAACATGCCGGCAGCCGTCATTTTTTTCAAACAGACCTTAAAAGCTTTTTTAACAGTATTGATAGCGCCTTAGTAAGAGAAACAGTAAAAAGCAATTTCGACTCTATACCTGTCTCCGACATAGACAGATATTTAGATAGAATTATAGAAATGTCAACCGTAAATGACATGCTACCCATTGGGTTTTCAACATCCCCTATCATTAGCAATGCGTGTCTTCAAAAATTTGACAGCAAACTTGAAGATTACTGCATCGCTCAAAATCTAATTTACACTAGATATTCTGACGACATTATCTTGTCTAGCAGTGGGGACACCCGACTATATGGGATCGATACTACAGTTGGAGAAATGCTGAAAGAGTGTTTCGGCGAGAAGCTAAACCTAAACTTCAGCAAAACTAAATTTTCGTCTGTAGGAAATAAAATAAAAATTTTGGGGATGGTTATTTTGCCCAATGGGACCGTCACCATTGATTCAAAACTAAAAAATACAATTGAGGTTCTACTTCATTTCTACGCGAGCGATAAAACCAAATTCAATGATAGACTAGAATCAGAAAGTTCAAAACTAAAAGGAGACAACAGTGTTGGCCTTTTACAGATATCGGGTTATTTAAACTACGTAAACACTACCGACCCACACTACTTAAATAAACTACGGAAAAAATATGGGACTTCCGTTGTTGACGCGTTTATTCGCGGCACGGTGAAGTAG